The bacterium genome includes a window with the following:
- a CDS encoding sugar ABC transporter permease — protein MQRFEQDWFWNRGVNGLKKSRIGYLFVSPYLIHFIVFIAFPLMFSFILVFHRWDILSSMKWVGLDNIRKLMHDELFFKSIYNTLIFLIIHIPLQIIFALFIAELLNQSIRFKGFFRAAFFLPVVISGVVISLLWSQLFAQDTGMLNIILTRIGLDRVPWITSPRMAMPSIAIVATWKNVGLYIVLFLVGLQGVPRNLYEAADLEGASQWQKFRYITLPMINPTMFMVVVLSTIGGFSLFIEPVIITGGGPMNSTLSAMMYIYKQGFNFYHMGYAATLGFFFAIIVLAVIILQRKFVEKDVQY, from the coding sequence ATGCAGCGGTTCGAGCAAGACTGGTTCTGGAATAGAGGAGTTAATGGTTTGAAAAAGAGCAGGATCGGATACCTTTTTGTTTCGCCATATCTTATTCATTTTATAGTATTTATTGCATTCCCTTTAATGTTTTCGTTTATCCTTGTTTTTCACCGCTGGGATATTCTTTCATCTATGAAATGGGTGGGGCTTGATAATATTCGAAAGCTCATGCATGATGAGCTTTTTTTTAAATCAATTTATAATACATTGATTTTTCTGATCATTCACATACCGCTTCAGATTATATTTGCGCTGTTTATCGCAGAACTTCTCAATCAGAGCATCAGATTTAAAGGATTTTTCAGAGCGGCGTTTTTTCTGCCTGTTGTCATATCCGGGGTGGTCATATCCCTGTTGTGGAGCCAGCTTTTTGCTCAGGATACAGGTATGCTCAATATTATTCTGACCCGTATCGGCCTTGACCGGGTTCCATGGATTACGAGTCCGAGAATGGCAATGCCGTCTATTGCTATTGTGGCTACATGGAAAAATGTAGGGTTATACATAGTACTGTTTCTTGTAGGGCTGCAGGGTGTGCCGAGAAACCTCTACGAGGCAGCGGATCTGGAGGGGGCGAGCCAGTGGCAGAAGTTCCGATACATCACTCTCCCGATGATCAACCCTACCATGTTTATGGTAGTTGTACTATCCACAATTGGAGGATTTTCTCTGTTCATTGAGCCTGTTATAATTACAGGCGGAGGCCCGATGAACAGTACACTCTCTGCAATGATGTATATTTACAAGCAGGGGTTTAATTTTTACCATATGGGATATGCTGCAACATTGGGGTTCTTCTTTGCGATTATTGTTCTCGCTGTAATCATTCTGCAGAGAAAGTTTGTGGAGAAGGATGTACAATACTAA
- a CDS encoding carbohydrate ABC transporter permease, producing the protein MRKPLIYTILIVFVVFSIYPFLWMAVSTIRPESEIGALGLIPSSVTLNHYKEVIHKIPIFRALLNSLIVAGSVTAGVLIFGSMVGYALSRLRFRGRNLIFMVIIFTMTLPFQITLIPLYVLMVKFHWVNSYLSLIVPYMLSGFSILLFRQYFMTLPQDLIDAARIDGCSELWILFRVLWPNSVPALITVGILTFMASWNEVLWPLIVIRDRAMMTMPQIVTIFQIGGQAEARLGVKLAAAMLLALPVILAYSFFQKYFISSMATSGLKE; encoded by the coding sequence ATGAGAAAACCGCTTATATACACAATTCTTATAGTTTTTGTAGTATTTTCAATATATCCTTTTTTATGGATGGCAGTATCTACCATTCGGCCGGAGTCGGAGATCGGTGCCTTGGGGTTAATTCCTTCGAGTGTTACTCTAAATCATTACAAAGAGGTGATTCACAAGATTCCTATATTCAGGGCTCTTCTGAACAGCCTGATTGTTGCGGGGTCAGTTACAGCGGGTGTTTTGATTTTCGGATCTATGGTGGGATATGCATTGTCCCGGCTTAGATTCAGAGGCAGAAACCTTATTTTTATGGTAATCATTTTTACAATGACGCTGCCCTTTCAGATTACGCTGATTCCGCTCTATGTTCTAATGGTTAAGTTTCACTGGGTTAACAGCTATCTTTCACTGATTGTTCCATACATGCTGTCAGGATTCAGCATTCTGCTGTTCCGGCAGTATTTTATGACACTGCCCCAGGATCTCATTGATGCTGCCCGTATAGACGGCTGCAGCGAGTTGTGGATTTTGTTCAGAGTACTATGGCCCAATTCCGTGCCTGCGCTGATTACTGTCGGTATCCTGACATTTATGGCATCGTGGAATGAAGTGCTTTGGCCGTTAATTGTGATACGTGACAGGGCCATGATGACCATGCCCCAGATTGTAACAATTTTTCAGATTGGAGGCCAGGCTGAAGCAAGGCTTGGAGTCAAACTTGCCGCTGCCATGCTGCTTGCACTGCCTGTGATTCTGGCATACAGTTTTTTCCAGAAGTACTTTATTTCGAGTATGGCGACTTCAGGATTGAAAGAATAA